The nucleotide window ATTCTACAAAACCTGACTGAGATATTTTAGTAACACAGTAAGATTTTACTTTCTTCTCACGATATTTTAAACAAAGCATTTAGTTTTGTGTTTTTTATTTTTGCTTCCAAATTCTAGTGCATTTGTCATTTCTTGTGTATTGTTAAAAAAGTATCAAAAAAAGTTCAAAAAATATTTGTTTGACAGTAAGGCTGTT belongs to Dysgonomonadaceae bacterium PH5-43 and includes:
- a CDS encoding hypothetical protein (product_source=Hypo-rule applied); translation: MLCLKYREKKVKSYCVTKISQSGFVESHCVDI